A genomic region of Zalophus californianus isolate mZalCal1 chromosome 11, mZalCal1.pri.v2, whole genome shotgun sequence contains the following coding sequences:
- the TRIM21 gene encoding E3 ubiquitin-protein ligase TRIM21 isoform X1, producing MASAAPLAMMWEEVTCPICLDPMVEPMSIECGHSFCNECISKVGRGGGGTCPICKHKFLLRNLRPNWPLANMVDNLKQMGQSAKEGTQGEQCKVHGEKLHLFCEEDGKTLCWVCSQSQSHRNHHMVPIEEAAREYQEKLQVALGKLRKGQELAEELEVNISTKRAAWKSQIETHKLRIHAEFVQQKNFLAVEEQRQLQRLDTEEREQLRILGEVEAALAQKSQALQELVMELERRSRASALELLQEVKSVLGRSESWNLKELDVTSPDLRSVCLVPGLKRMLRTCGVHVTLDPHTANPWLILSKDRRQVRLGDSQQEVPENEDRFDSYPMVLGAQCFDSGKVYWEVDVTGKEAWDLGVCRDSVQRKGQFLLSPENGFWTIWRWNEQKYEAGTCPQTPLHLQVPPRQVGIFLDCEAHIVSFYNITDHGSLIYTFSECAFAGPLRPFFSTGFNDEGRNAAPLVLCPLEMG from the exons ATGGCCTCAGCAGCGCCGTTGGCAATGATGTGGGAGGAGGTCACGTGCCCTATCTGCCTGGATCCCATGGTGGAGCCTATGAGCATTGAATGTGGCCACAGCTTCTGCAATGAGTGCATCTCTAAGGTCGGGAGAGGTGGGGGCGGCACCTGTCCTATATGTAAGCACAAGTTCTTGCTCCGAAACCTCCGACCCAATTGGCCACTAGCTAACATGGTGGACAACCTCAAACAAATGGGCCAGAGTGCCAAGGAGGGCACACAGGGGGAGCAGTGTAAGGTACACGGAGAGAAACTGCACCTGTTCTGTGAGGAAGATGGGAAGACCCTTTGCTGGGTGTGTTCCCAGTCCCAGAGCCACCGTAACCACCACATGGTCCCTATTGAGGAGGCTGCTCGGGAATACCAG GAGAAGCTACAGGTGGCATTAGGGAAACTGAGAAAAGGACAGGAGTTGGCTGAGGAGTTGGAAGTGAATATTTCAACAAAGAGAGCAGCCTGGAAG AGCCAGATTGAGACACACAAACTGAGGATTCACGCAGAGTTTGTACAGCAGAAAAACTTCCTGGCTGTGGAGGAACAGCGGCAACTGCAGAGGCTAGACACGGAGGAGAGGGAACAACTGAGAATCCTGGGGGAGGTGGAGGCCGCGCTGGCCCAGAAGAGCCAAGCCCTGCAGGAGCTGGTCATGGAGCTGGAGCGGAGGAGCAGGGCCTCAGCCCTGGAGCTGCTGCAG GAGGTGAAAAGTGTCCTGGGAAG GAGTGAGTCTTGGAACCTGAAGGAGCTGGACGTCACCTCCCCAGACCTGAGGAGTGTGTGCCTCGTGCCAGGGCTGAAGAGGATGCTGAGGACATGTGGAG TGCACGTCACTCTGGATCCGCACACGGCCAATCCATGGCTCATCCTTTCAAAGGATCGGAGACAAGTGAGGCTTGGAGACAGCCAGCAGGAAGTGCCGGAAAATGAGGACAGATTTGACAGTTACCCCATGGTCCTGGGTGCCCAGTGCTTTGACTCTGGAAAGGTTTACTGGGAGGTAGATGTGACAGGAAAGGAGGCCTGGGACCTGGGCGTTTGTAGAGACTCTGTGCAAAGGAAGGGGCAATTTTTGCTCAGCCCTGAGAACGGCTTCTGGACCATTTGGCGGTGGAATGAGCAAAAATATGAGGCTGGCACCTGCCCCCAGACTCCCCTCCACCTTCAGGTGCCTCCACGCCAAGTTGGGATCTTCCTGGACTGTGAGGCCCACATTGTGTCCTTCTACAACATCACTGACCATGGCTCCCTCATCTATACCTTCTCTGAATGTGCCTTCGCTGGACCTCTGCGGCCCTTCTTCAGTACTGGTTTTAATGATGAAGGAAGAAATGCAGCCCCTCTTGTCCTCTGTCCACTGGAGATGGGATGA
- the LOC113914029 gene encoding olfactory receptor 51G2-like, with protein sequence MFSCNTSTSGHSTFLLTGFPGLEASHHWVSIPVNLICVVSILGNSIILLLIHRDPSLHKPVYIFLSMLAASDLGLCASTFPTMMWLFWLGARELPFDLCAAQMFFIHAFTYVESGVLLAMAFDRFVAIQEPLHYATILTHSAMARVGAAILVRAVLLNLPGPILLRRLLFPQISVLSHCYCLHCDLVGLACSDTQINSFFGLVSILLSLGLDSFLIVLSYALILRTVLGIASPGERLKALNTCVSHLCIVLIFYLPKLGLSVLHRVEKHSYPALAVLMANLHFLVPPFMNPIVYCLKSKQIRQGLLKRFQQKRVDVS encoded by the coding sequence ATGTTCTCCTGCAACACCAGCACTTCTGGTCATTCTACCTTCCTCCTCACTGGCTTTCCAGGCCTGGAAGCCTCTCATCACTGGGTTTCAATCCCTGTCAACCTCATCTGTGTGGTTTCCATTCTGGGCAACAGTATCATCCTTCTCCTGATCCACAGAGATCCATCCTTACACAAACCTGTGTACATCTTCCTATCCATGTTGGCAGCCTCTGATCTGGGACTCTGTGCCTCTACCTTCCCCACCATGATGTGGCTCTTCTGGCTGGGTGCTCGCGAGCTGCCCTTTGATCTCTGTGCAGCACAAATGTTCTTCATCCATGCCTTCACCTATGTGGAATCTGGTGTGCTGCTGGCCATGGCCTTTGATCGTTTTGTTGCCATCCAGGAACCTCTGCACTATGCCACAATTCTGACCCACTCAGCCATGGCCAGAGTGGGGGCTGCCATCCTGGTGAGGGCTGTCCTGCTCAACCTCCCAGGACCCATCCTCCTGCGGCGTCTGCTTTTTCCCCAGATCAGTGTACTTTCTCATTGTTACTGCCTGCACTGTGACCTTGTGGGATTGGCCTGCTCAGACACCCAGATCAACAGCTTTTTTGGCCTGGTCTCCATCCTCTTGTCACTGGGCCTTGACTCCTTTCTCATTGTGCTCTCATATGCTCTGATCCTACGAACAGTGCTGGGCATTGCTTCACCTGGGGAAAGGCTCAAGGCACTCAACACATGTGTCTCACACCTCTGCATTGTTCTCATCTTTTATTTGCCCAAACTGGGGTTGTCTGTGTTGCACCGAGTAGAGAAGCACAGCTATCCTGCTCTGGCAGTGCTCATGGCCAACCTGCACTTCTTGGTCCCACCTTTCATGAACCCCATTGTTTACTGCCTCAAGTCTAAGCAGATACGTCAGGGCCTCCTTAAGCGCTTCCAGCAGAAAAGGGTTGATGTCTCCTAG
- the TRIM21 gene encoding E3 ubiquitin-protein ligase TRIM21 isoform X2, whose translation MASAAPLAMMWEEVTCPICLDPMVEPMSIECGHSFCNECISKEKLQVALGKLRKGQELAEELEVNISTKRAAWKSQIETHKLRIHAEFVQQKNFLAVEEQRQLQRLDTEEREQLRILGEVEAALAQKSQALQELVMELERRSRASALELLQEVKSVLGRSESWNLKELDVTSPDLRSVCLVPGLKRMLRTCGVHVTLDPHTANPWLILSKDRRQVRLGDSQQEVPENEDRFDSYPMVLGAQCFDSGKVYWEVDVTGKEAWDLGVCRDSVQRKGQFLLSPENGFWTIWRWNEQKYEAGTCPQTPLHLQVPPRQVGIFLDCEAHIVSFYNITDHGSLIYTFSECAFAGPLRPFFSTGFNDEGRNAAPLVLCPLEMG comes from the exons ATGGCCTCAGCAGCGCCGTTGGCAATGATGTGGGAGGAGGTCACGTGCCCTATCTGCCTGGATCCCATGGTGGAGCCTATGAGCATTGAATGTGGCCACAGCTTCTGCAATGAGTGCATCTCTAAG GAGAAGCTACAGGTGGCATTAGGGAAACTGAGAAAAGGACAGGAGTTGGCTGAGGAGTTGGAAGTGAATATTTCAACAAAGAGAGCAGCCTGGAAG AGCCAGATTGAGACACACAAACTGAGGATTCACGCAGAGTTTGTACAGCAGAAAAACTTCCTGGCTGTGGAGGAACAGCGGCAACTGCAGAGGCTAGACACGGAGGAGAGGGAACAACTGAGAATCCTGGGGGAGGTGGAGGCCGCGCTGGCCCAGAAGAGCCAAGCCCTGCAGGAGCTGGTCATGGAGCTGGAGCGGAGGAGCAGGGCCTCAGCCCTGGAGCTGCTGCAG GAGGTGAAAAGTGTCCTGGGAAG GAGTGAGTCTTGGAACCTGAAGGAGCTGGACGTCACCTCCCCAGACCTGAGGAGTGTGTGCCTCGTGCCAGGGCTGAAGAGGATGCTGAGGACATGTGGAG TGCACGTCACTCTGGATCCGCACACGGCCAATCCATGGCTCATCCTTTCAAAGGATCGGAGACAAGTGAGGCTTGGAGACAGCCAGCAGGAAGTGCCGGAAAATGAGGACAGATTTGACAGTTACCCCATGGTCCTGGGTGCCCAGTGCTTTGACTCTGGAAAGGTTTACTGGGAGGTAGATGTGACAGGAAAGGAGGCCTGGGACCTGGGCGTTTGTAGAGACTCTGTGCAAAGGAAGGGGCAATTTTTGCTCAGCCCTGAGAACGGCTTCTGGACCATTTGGCGGTGGAATGAGCAAAAATATGAGGCTGGCACCTGCCCCCAGACTCCCCTCCACCTTCAGGTGCCTCCACGCCAAGTTGGGATCTTCCTGGACTGTGAGGCCCACATTGTGTCCTTCTACAACATCACTGACCATGGCTCCCTCATCTATACCTTCTCTGAATGTGCCTTCGCTGGACCTCTGCGGCCCTTCTTCAGTACTGGTTTTAATGATGAAGGAAGAAATGCAGCCCCTCTTGTCCTCTGTCCACTGGAGATGGGATGA